AGCGAGTCATACAGCACCTCACGAGAAAGAGATGGGAAGTGGACCACAGACCGTGGTGCTTCACGGTCGATTCCAGGGTACCTAACCTCTTATCTCTCCGCAAGAGGGAAGCCGAAGAAATTGCGACTCGCCGGGAGCACGATAGATTTTTCCTGCATTCCCCGTGGTGTGCCTCACCCTGTTTATTTGTCAAGAGGCCGCAGGAAGACGTTCATGATTTCCAAGCCGGGAATCGGATGGAAAATGATGAGGCCGGCGGCAGACGAGCGAAGGGTTTCCCTCCGCCAGGCGTCCGGTTTGCCAGTAGCGGGTACGCTGAGCGTGGTCTTGTTGCCTGCCACGTCGATCTGCCACTGGCGTTGCTTGGCGGCTGCGGGGAGGCGCCAATCGAAGAGTAGCTCGCACGGGCCGTATTCCTTCCCGCTGGCCAGGGGGGCGTTCCCTTGAGCGACGAGTCGTCCGCCGCTCGTCTTCCAGGTGCCGGCCTCCGCTTTCCAGCCCTCCAAGGTCAGGCCGTTGAAAATGCTGACATGGCCTTGCCAGGATTGGGCCACCTCCTCTGCCTTCGGCTGAGAGCTGGGCAGTTCCTTGATGCGGATATTCTTGAAGTGGCACTCGGCCCCTTCGCTTTCTAGCGCGAGATACCCCTTGCGCGGGACGCATTGGCTGACCCCAGAGACTTCCTTGCCGTTGACATGCAGCTTGATAGCGCCGTCCTTGGCGATGATCCGGTAGTGATTCCACTCGCCTCCTCCTTTGACCCGTTCCTCGCTCGGTAGGCAACGCATGTAGCCCCGCGGGTGAGGGCGATCCGGCACGCACTTGGCTCCATGAATGGCGAAAACGTCCCCGTGATTCGTCGCCCAATCCACCTTCGGGTAATTGATCAGCACCTGGACTTCGATGCCCCGCGTGTAAGGTGTCCCGACGGCTGGCAGAGGATCGCCCCAGACGAAAATGCCGGAATTGGCAATCTCCTTCTTGTTGACATGCATCCACTCCACCTCCAGGATGAAGTTCTCATACATGCGTTCGGTCCGCAGAAAGCCGGTCGGCTGGCCTGTGGTGATGATTTCGCCGTTCTTGACATAAAACGTGTCCGGATGGCAGTTGACGTTGACCCACCCCTGGAGATTTTGGCCGTTGAAGAGCGGGACGAACCCCTCTTCCTCTTGGGAATTCCCTGTCGGGTCCGCTGAGTTATTTCCCGAAGCCGAAAGGCCCGACGCGAGAAGTGCTGCTAGCAGTGCTGTAAATGCCATCCAACGGATCGAGTGGACTGTGCTCATAATCACGCCTCAGCAAAGGTGAAAGGGAGGTTTCGATTTTTTCTGGTATCGTCGGGGAAGGATGATAGGATTGTAGCAGGAGGTAAAGGAGGAAGCGAGGGAAAAAATGGCCAGACAGAAGATGATCCAGTGGGCTGCGGTTTTCGGGCTGTGGGTCTGCACTGGTGCCGAGCTGTCTGCCGCGGAGAGGGAACCACAGGCAGCCGCCCAGCGCCCGAACGTGCTGTTTATCGCCATCGATGATTTGAATGATTGGGTCGGGCCGTTGGCAGGCCACCCCCAGGTTCAGACTCCCCATCTGGACGCCTTGGCCCGGCGAGGAGTGACTTTCACCAACGCCCATTGTCAAAGTCCTTTGTGCAATCCAAGCCGTACCAGTGTGTTGACAGGTTTGCGTCCGAGCACGACCGGGGTTTACGCCCTGGCACCTTGGTTCCGCAGCGACGGCCGCTTCCGAGATCATCCCACCCTTTTCCAGTGGTTCCGGCGGCATGGCTACTGGACGGCTAGCACCGGCAAGGTCTTCCATGGAGGTTATCCCCCGCGCGCGGAGCGCCCCCAGGAGGCCGATGAATGGGGGCCGGATGGACGCTTGGCTTCACGGCCCCCGAAGAAATTCGTCCAGACGCCAGACCCTCACCCCCTCGTCGATTGGGGTATTTTCCCGGAAAAGGACGAAGATTGCTTTGATCATGACATTGCGACCTGGGCGGCGGACTGGCTGCGTAAGGCGCCCCAGGATAAGCCCTGGTTTCTCGCCGTCGGCTTCCAGCATCCCCACGTTCCCTGCTACGCCCCCAAGAAGTGGTTTGATCTGTATCCCGAGGATCGCCTGGTCCTGCCGCCTGTGCGGGAGGACGACCGTGCCGACTTGCCCCGGTTCGCCTCCTACTTGCACTGGAAACTGCCGGAGCCGCGCTGGAAGTGGCTCCAGCAGGCCGGCCAGTGGAAGCCGCTGGTGCGGGCGTATCTGGCGAGTGTCAGTTTCGTCGATCATCAAGTGGGACGGGTGCTTCAAGCCTTGCAGCAGAGCGGTCAAGCGGAACGAACCCTCGTCGTGCTTTGGAGCGACCACGGCTGGCACTTGGGAGAAAAAGGCATCACCGGCAAAAACACCCTCTGGGAGCGTTCCACGCGGGTGCCCCTGATTCTGGCAGGACCGGGAGTGGCGGCGGGAGGTCGATGCCAGCGTCCCGTCGAGCTGCTGGATTTGTATCCGACACTGGCCGAGTCCTGCGGCCTTCCCGTTCCCTCCGCCTTGGAAGGTGTCAGCCTCGTGCCGTTGTTGAAGGACCCCCGCGCTCCGCGGCAGCGCCCGGCGATCACCACCCACAACCCCGGCAATCATGCTGTGCGCACAGAACGCTGGCGCTACATCCGTTATGCCGATGGCAGCGAGGAATTGTACGACGTGCAGGCGGACCCCCACGAATGGCACAACCTCGCCGCCCAGGAACGCTACGAGCCGATCAAGAAGGAATTGGCCCGCTGGCTCCCTCGCAACGATGCCCCGCCCATGCGGGGAAGTGCCGGCCGGTTGCTCATCGTGGAAAACGGCGTGCCCATTTGGGAAGGACGGCCCATCCGCCCGGACGACCCCTTCCCGGACCAGTGATGCCCAGGAATGCCCCCCGCCCACTGCCCTGGCGGCAGGTGCTCCGCATGACTCATCCTTGGTCCGATGCCTGTCCTTTGTCCGTAAGAAACTGGGTGGAGACCGTCATCCCGGTTTCACCGCGGAAACCTTGACACTGGCGGCGTATTCGTTGACGTCATAGCGGCGGATCAAGGATGCCAGTTCCTTATGAAGTGACTCGGTGTTGTCAGCCGATAGGCTCTCCTGCCTCTGTTCCGGCCACGTTCCCCCGCAGCAACTCTGACTGGCGGCTATCCAGTCCTCCTCCGTGATGGACAACGAGCGTGTTGTGGAAGTACTCTCCCCCGTGGAGGAGCCAGTTGGTGCCGGGGGCTTCTCCGCAGACATAGCCGGCGAGCAGCAGCCGCTTTGACCCTCCACGAGGGCGTAAGCGTTGAGGTCAGCGCCGCTGTCGAGCACTTGAACCTGGACAAATCCCGCATCTTGCAAAAGCCGGATGTATTCCTCGAAGGTCAAGGCTCCGGCGATGCAGCCGACCAGGGCGGCAACACTTCGAGCGAGTTCCGGGGGCAGCGGCCGCTTCAGGGCGATGTCGGAGACGGCAATCCGGCCGCCCGGCTTGAGCACGCGATACATCTCCCGGAAAGCCGCCGCTTTGTCCGGCACCAGGTTGATGACGCAATTGGAGATGAGGCAATCCGCGGAGGCGTCGGGCAAGGGCAGGGCATCCAGGGTGGCCTGATAGAAGGCCACGTTTTCTAGTCCCACCCGAGCGGCATTGCGCCGGGCACGCTCGATCATCTCCGGGGTCATGTCAATCCCGATGGCCTTCCCCGTCGGTCCGACTTTGCGAGCCGCCAGGAGCACATCAATGCCGCCGCCGCAGCCCAAATCGACCACCACCTCTCCTGCCTTCAGATTGGCCAAGGCGGTTGGGTTGCCGCAGCCCAGCGCCATGTTCGCCTCCGCCGGCAGTTGCGCCAATTCCTCTGCGGAATAGCCGAACGCTTGGGCGGCTTCCTTCACCCCCGCTGTCTCTTGAGTGATGCCGCTGCTCGCCACAGCCGCATACTTTTGCCGCACGATGTCGGTGAGAGAGGTTTCGGACACGACAATGCACCTCGCCACGATAGCCCTTTGACTAGCAACACAACCTTCATTCTATGTTCCGAGGTTCAGGGATACGAGCGTTGCGGCATGAATCCGGCGCCATCCAGGTGGTCGACCTGGTACGATGGGATGGCTTTGCAGCACTGCTTCCCGGATGCGAACGTGTGCCCATCCCGTTGGACTGCCTCCCCTGGGGTAACCTGAGGCGATAGGCCGGCGTGCGATCTGCCGCAGGCAGCATGTCAGAAGGCGTGCTGAATGCCGAACCAGATTTGCCACGGCGTTGCGGCATTGAGGGTCTTGGCCACATCCAGGCGCAATAAGGCCCGTTCGATGAAACTGAAGACGGCCAGATCGAGGCGCAAGCCCACCCCAAGAGCGTGAGCCACATTCCCGATTCGCCGCCCATCGACGTAAATGGCTCCCACATCATAAAAGGTGGCAAGCCACAAGTTGCGGCCCCCGAAGATATGATCCAGAATATCCCACTCCACCTCTCGGACCAAGGGCAGGCGTAGCTCGACATTGGCTACCCAAGCCGCGCTGCCTTGCCGTTCAGCTAGATCGAAGCCGCGGAACAACGTTCCCCCGCCCAGTGCGAAGAAACGCCCTTCATCGGGGAAGGCACCGAGCAAGACCAGGCGTGTGGCGAACCGGGTGTGTCCCAGGGGTCCCCAATCGTCACGCCCCAAAGAGCGCACGGCGGCCAATTCCAGGCGTCCTTGAGTCGTGCCGCGCCAGCCTTGAACATCGGCCGAACCGCCCC
The genomic region above belongs to Thermogemmata fonticola and contains:
- a CDS encoding family 16 glycoside hydrolase, whose translation is MSTVHSIRWMAFTALLAALLASGLSASGNNSADPTGNSQEEEGFVPLFNGQNLQGWVNVNCHPDTFYVKNGEIITTGQPTGFLRTERMYENFILEVEWMHVNKKEIANSGIFVWGDPLPAVGTPYTRGIEVQVLINYPKVDWATNHGDVFAIHGAKCVPDRPHPRGYMRCLPSEERVKGGGEWNHYRIIAKDGAIKLHVNGKEVSGVSQCVPRKGYLALESEGAECHFKNIRIKELPSSQPKAEEVAQSWQGHVSIFNGLTLEGWKAEAGTWKTSGGRLVAQGNAPLASGKEYGPCELLFDWRLPAAAKQRQWQIDVAGNKTTLSVPATGKPDAWRRETLRSSAAGLIIFHPIPGLEIMNVFLRPLDK
- a CDS encoding sulfatase, which encodes MARQKMIQWAAVFGLWVCTGAELSAAEREPQAAAQRPNVLFIAIDDLNDWVGPLAGHPQVQTPHLDALARRGVTFTNAHCQSPLCNPSRTSVLTGLRPSTTGVYALAPWFRSDGRFRDHPTLFQWFRRHGYWTASTGKVFHGGYPPRAERPQEADEWGPDGRLASRPPKKFVQTPDPHPLVDWGIFPEKDEDCFDHDIATWAADWLRKAPQDKPWFLAVGFQHPHVPCYAPKKWFDLYPEDRLVLPPVREDDRADLPRFASYLHWKLPEPRWKWLQQAGQWKPLVRAYLASVSFVDHQVGRVLQALQQSGQAERTLVVLWSDHGWHLGEKGITGKNTLWERSTRVPLILAGPGVAAGGRCQRPVELLDLYPTLAESCGLPVPSALEGVSLVPLLKDPRAPRQRPAITTHNPGNHAVRTERWRYIRYADGSEELYDVQADPHEWHNLAAQERYEPIKKELARWLPRNDAPPMRGSAGRLLIVENGVPIWEGRPIRPDDPFPDQ
- the arsM gene encoding arsenite methyltransferase, with amino-acid sequence MSETSLTDIVRQKYAAVASSGITQETAGVKEAAQAFGYSAEELAQLPAEANMALGCGNPTALANLKAGEVVVDLGCGGGIDVLLAARKVGPTGKAIGIDMTPEMIERARRNAARVGLENVAFYQATLDALPLPDASADCLISNCVINLVPDKAAAFREMYRVLKPGGRIAVSDIALKRPLPPELARSVAALVGCIAGALTFEEYIRLLQDAGFVQVQVLDSGADLNAYALVEGQSGCCSPAMSAEKPPAPTGSSTGESTSTTRSLSITEEDWIAASQSCCGGTWPEQRQESLSADNTESLHKELASLIRRYDVNEYAASVKVSAVKPG